A region of Nakaseomyces glabratus chromosome M, complete sequence DNA encodes the following proteins:
- the MID1 gene encoding Mid1p (CAGL0M03597g~Putative calcium transporter; putative regulatory subunit of a plasma membrane gated channel involved in Ca2+ uptake; required for viability upon prolonged fluconazole stress) yields MLLWVLFLYLLASGSAFRFGGNDSWWNRRDLAAGGSEVAVDMQLLDIVNKADGGSTSTSSDVGASSSAQSNADDTNGDGDDDDGDDDDDDDGEDEPQIINSNLIYEWTPIISKMTPGKVDNYMFNINPESTGLGFAPSYEILIFLSGNICQQPTNSTDLQIRVYYSFDEKMLSNISLGNFETFSNGYLEALQISPVNHTSNGTTLNSKNLYVSVRLWDLINDKEVDKDDPNIKNLTSTEWDYRLSISENDLVFQWDTRSWIDVLDTDSTSALISTGNVTDDGQIYSNYTIYDPTLYDLYLYTYDEYQKFLNVSELSLCAIKNGPHLVSSEGASATNPPLEMLQETGLKIQKRIAESSSGIAEQFYITGLTPNTTYAAFLTKKIGKGQSLSNVGGVLFDAEIFTTQTSDACSLIFGMSFCSDNAYSVPSSEFTNGNKSDLAIEYDNIASALYSNFSKALQLVPCDADLDARYSPIRTCDDCATSYRDWICAVSIPRCSTTESSSYIYRSKTDNRNSYVNKFIKPTEDYYEVLPCIDMCYAIVRDCPSVFNFKCPDQESEPELLFQSYNIFKQSSPFITCNFIGNASYLKIHK; encoded by the coding sequence ATGCTGCTGTGGGTATTGTTCTTGTACTTGCTGGCGTCCGGGTCGGCGTTTCGCTTCGGAGGCAATGACAGCTGGTGGAATAGGAGAGACTTAGCTGCCGGTGGTTCAGAAGTGGCTGTGGATATGCAGCTACTGGATATTGTGAACAAGGCCGATGGCGGTAGTACAAGCACTTCATCTGATGTTGGTGCTAGTAGTAGTGCTCAAAGCAATGCTGATGATACCAATGGTGATGGCGACGACGATGATGGTGACGAcgacgatgatgatgatggaGAAGATGAACCACAGATAATAAACTCGAACTTGATCTATGAATGGACACCGATAATATCGAAGATGACACCAGGTAAGGTCGATAACTACATGTTTAATATCAACCCGGAGTCAACCGGGCTTGGTTTTGCTCCAAGTTATGAAATTCTTATCTTTCTAAGCGGAAACATATGTCAGCAGCCGACTAACAGCACTGACTTACAAATAAGGGTATATTATTCGTTTGATGAGAAGATGCTGAGCAACATCTCTCTTGGAAATTTTGAGACATTCTCTAATGGTTATCTAGAGGCGTTACAGATAAGTCCCGTCAATCATACATCTAACGGTACCACGTTAAATAGCAAGAATCTATACGTCTCTGTCCGGCTGTGGGATTTAATTAATGATAAGGAAGTGGACAAGGATGATCCTAATATAAAGAACTTGACTAGTACTGAATGGGATTATAGGTTAAGTATCTCAGAAAATGACTTGGTGTTTCAATGGGATACTCGTTCCTGGATTGATGTCTTGGATACCGATAGTACTTCGGCTCTTATTAGTACCGGTAATGTCACTGATGATGGTCAAATATACTCTAATTATACAATTTACGACCCTACATTGTATGACTTATATCTTTACACATATGATGAGTATCAAAAATTTCTCAATGTTTCTGAACTATCTTTATGCGCAATTAAAAATGGTCCTCACTTAGTGTCATCTGAAGGTGCATCTGCGACAAATCCTCCTCTGGAGATGTTACAAGAAACTGGGCttaaaattcaaaagagaATTGCGGAATCCAGTTCTGGTATTGCAGAACAATTCTACATCACAGGATTAACACCAAATACAACTTATGCCGCTTtcttaacaaaaaaaattggtaaaGGCCAAAGTTTATCTAATGTTGGTGGTGTGTTGTTTGATGCTGAAATTTTTACTACGCAGACTTCTGATGCTTGCTCTCTGATTTTTGGGATGTCCTTCTGCTCTGATAACGCCTATTCTGTACCGTCCTCCGAGTTCACAAATGGTAACAAAAGTGACTTGGCGATAGAATACGACAATATTGCTTCAGCTTTATACTCTAATTTTAGTAAAGCTTTACAACTTGTACCTTGTGACGCCGATCTAGATGCAAGATATTCGCCAATAAGAACATGTGACGATTGTGCCACATCTTACAGAGATTGGATCTGTGCAGTTTCCATTCCAAGGTGTAGTACTACTGAATCATCTTCATATATTTACAGAAGTAAGACGGATAACCGCAACAGCTATGtgaataaatttattaaacCAACTGAAGACTACTATGAGGTATTACCTTGTATTGATATGTGCTATGCTATTGTAAGGGACTGCCCCAGcgttttcaatttcaagtgTCCTGATCAAGAGTCCGAACCAGAGTTACTCTTCCAAAGttacaatatttttaaacaGTCATCACCATTTATCACCTGCAATTTCATTGGTAATGCATCTTACCTTAAGATACACAAATAG
- the RIM21 gene encoding Rim21p (CAGL0M03663g~Ortholog(s) have role in ascospore formation, cellular response to alkaline pH, cellular response to lithium ion and cellular response to neutral pH, more) gives MAVSIYDSLRTPGPKHYKYKICDGIDLGDGLVIDPLNLDSLVVYAKNVKWSSFCDYGVPLYLAADTMDTPYEYPPIIMNDWRWFIFNDHYFGKYWGYGLYTILMVYSTIFVITVALTVLSFLTVNKGPYKITSLLLKLSSVLASTSIIYFLTSALSTISRQQEHYGVANGNVFGTLLNSNLVIATLNLLSMFFYKLCQVSIVARLFERKLEWRIVVFVGGIMSIVSFIISAIVSYTDRVGIRNDNLVTLSPFGLLFDIALETCFAFIIVTNVWGTRKTWVSHLQMWYLALLTIAIVLLSPAMFLADVGTGLLSAYAATVSPLLYTMSTFVAWEWLERIHILKKAAQVKSLLGQKIYEDEQEGYNFAYYSVNNESNLDTNSDSHISLYNDMFRNSEQFSNVGSNLSSKESSSLPAQMNSTGISFPTAVNQVEFQKRKSFLDHLTNFTYSRPYKIYKKSKSIIQLRKRNSETVKNERSNEELSIEKVRRRLGLTNERREYVYNTKDIVFASDDDTESECESNNILNESIDSHFPENGAGSV, from the coding sequence ATGGCTGTATCTATATATGATTCCTTGAGGACACCGGGTCCAAAGCACTATAAATACAAGATCTGTGACGGTATCGATTTAGGGGATGGTTTAGTGATTGATCCATTGAATCTGGATTCTCTTGTTGTCTATGCTAAAAATGTCAAATGGAGTAGCTTCTGTGACTATGGGGTTCCTTTATACCTGGCGGCTGATACTATGGATACACCTTATGAATATCCACCCATTATCATGAATGATTGGCGTTGGTTTATATTTAATGACCATTACTTCGGCAAGTACTGGGGCTACGGTCTCTATACTATTCTAATGGTTTATAGTACCATATTTGTTATTACAGTTGCGTTGACAGTATTATCCTTTTTAACTGTTAACAAGGGTCCCTACAAAATCACTTCACTTCTTCTAAAACTTTCGTCGGTGCTGGCATCGACTAGTATAATATACTTTCTAACTTCTGCATTATCTACTATTAGTAGACAACAAGAACACTACGGTGTAGCCAATGGTAATGTTTTTGGAACATTGTTAAATTCAAATTTAGTTATCGCCACCCTTAACCTTCTGTCAATGTTTTTCTACAAACTATGCCAGGTATCAATTGTAGCCAGATTATTCGAAAGAAAACTAGAATGGAGAATAGTTGTATTTGTCGGTGGGATAATGAGCATAGTTTCATTTATAATATCGGCTATTGTCTCCTATACTGATCGTGTTGGAATTAGAAATGACAATCTGGTGACGTTAAGTCCATTCGGGCTGCTGTTCGATATAGCATTGGAAACCTGTTTTGCATTTATTATAGTAACTAACGTTTGGGGGACAAGAAAAACATGGGTAAGTCATTTGCAGATGTGGTACCTTGCCTTATTAACTATTGCAATCGTATTACTAAGTCCTGCAATGTTTTTAGCTGATGTCGGCACAGGGTTATTATCTGCATATGCTGCCACTGTCAGTCCCCTACTATACACAATGAGTACATTTGTTGCCTGGGAGTGGTTAGAACGTATCCATATATTAAAGAAAGCCGCCCAAGTAAAAAGTTTATTAGGACAAAAGATTTATGAGGATGAGCAAGAGGGTTATAACTTTGCTTATTATTCTGTTAATAATGAGAGCAACCTTGACACCAACTCAGACTCACATATATCCTTATACAATGATATGTTCCGTAATTCCGAACAATTCTCAAACGTTGGGAGCAACCTCTCTAGTAAGGAGTCGTCATCACTACCTGCACAGATGAACTCAACCggtatttcttttccaaCAGCTGTTAATCAAGTAGAATTTCAGAAAAGGAAATCATTCCTGGACCACCTCACTAACTTTACCTATTCAAGACCTTATAAAATTTACAAGAAGTCAAAATCAATTATTCAATTAAGAAAGAGGAATAGCGAGACAGTCAAAAATGAAAGGTCTAATGAAGAGCTATCAATTGAAAaggtaagaagaaggttGGGACTAACAAATGAAAGAAGAGAGTATGTGTATAACACTAAAGATATTGTATTCGcttctgatgatgataCAGAATCTGAGTGCGAATCAAAC
- the MSB3 gene encoding Rab GTPase-activating protein MSB3 (CAGL0M03641g~Ortholog(s) have GTPase activator activity and role in activation of GTPase activity, endocytosis, exocytosis, formin-nucleated actin cable assembly, regulation of protein localization) codes for MSSENLIDDAGVVSETTQPQEVHGSTDAPARTQDSDDVPKSNRAVLSTAGLRLTHASRSDLKKPVLGFPKKSPSLPNFHENVQSDNENNSDPTLSKLLDESKFVHNSHRLNFSLLKDDQPIDESDDTSGIETKEVKIEVKSQLHVPKTHKRTATLGGVSMNEDDGNLSVIDMYGDEVESRVSKPQVPAEATQVDNDESQDEEVPPHAGSNTSENPGQHNTEKATTEAAMTQEMLREQQIKADRRQSTFHYDRYGFKKQTNYVSEAKYDSWWNEYSQYCIRRKHKWKQLLEKSGLPVDNDSPTRFPSKSEKLKRYVRKGIPAEWRGNAWWYFARGQDLLNRNKDRYDQLLERMEILLSSDKKKIQDLDIIERDLHRTFPDNLHFQHNSYHGDEPPLISSLRRVLVAFSLYNPKIGYCQSMNFLAGMLLLFLDEERAFWMLVIITSRYLPGVHNVNLEGVNIDQAVLMLCIKEYLPEIWPYINPELKTINKTSNSLGIKNGGSTGVKNEFLYKLPPITLCTASWFMGCFVGVMPVETTLRVWDCMFYEESHFLFKISLAIFKLCENDLSKVRNNGSSLLPNYMNGNHKSMSKDESDMEVFQIIQVFPKSLIDPNDIFDKIILKKRLSFNRLDQEEIDRCRKYVATQRQKYKKFHDNGKNATFSGVNEDVPPAGESGTRIASDTINEALSSEIYGFKKGLTGVHWNNSIKEKVRQMRKKIDKDD; via the coding sequence ATGTCTTCTGAGAATCTTATTGATGATGCCGGTGTTGTCTCTGAGACTACTCAACCGCAAGAAGTTCATGGATCAACAGAtgcaccagcacgtacacAGGACTCAGACGATGTACCGAAAAGTAATAGAGCAGTACTTAGCACAGCAGGTTTGAGATTAACTCATGCAAGTAGGAGTGACTTGAAAAAACCTGTACTTGGTTTTCCAAAGAAGTCACCATCGTTGCCTAACTTTCATGAAAATGTTCAGtcagataatgaaaataatagtGATCCAACATTATCTAAACTACTAGATGAATCCAAATTTGTCCATAATTCGCATAGGTTGAATTTCAGCTTATTGAAGGACGACCAGCCAATCGATGAGAGTGACGATACAAGTGGTATCGAAACCAAAGAAGTTAAGATTGAGGTCAAATCACAGTTGCATGTGCCGAAAACGCATAAAAGAACAGCCACACTAGGTGGAGTATCTAtgaatgaagatgatggaAATCTTAGCGTCATAGATATGTATGGGGATGAAGTAGAATCGAGAGTCTCGAAGCCGCAGGTTCCGGCAGAGGCTACACAGGTTGACAATGATGAGAGTCAAGATGAGGAAGTCCCGCCACATGCTGGATCAAACACATCAGAAAATCCTGGACAACATAATACAGAAAAAGCTACAACCGAAGCTGCAATGACTCAAGAAATGCTGAGGGAGCAGCAAATAAAAGCTGATAGGCGCCAGAGCACTTTCCACTACGATCGTTATGGGttcaaaaaacaaactaaTTACGTCAGTGAGGCAAAATATGATAGTTGGTGGAATGAATACTCCCAATATTGcataagaagaaaacatAAATGGAAGCAATTACTTGAAAAGAGTGGTCTACCTGTAGATAATGACAGTCCAACTAGATTTCCATCAAAAAGTGAAAAGTTGAAAAGGTATGTAAGAAAGGGTATCCCTGCTGAATGGAGAGGAAATGCTTGGTGGTATTTTGCTCGTGGTCAGGACCTACTAAATAGGAACAAAGACAGATATGACCAACTGCTGGAAAGAATGGAAATTTTACTTTCATCtgataagaagaaaatacaaGACCTGGATATTATTGAGAGGGATTTACATAGAACATTCCCTGATAACTTGCATTTTCAACACAACTCGTACCATGGAGATGAGCCTCCCTTAATAAGTTCTCTTAGAAGGGTTTTGGTGGCATTTTCGCTATATAACCCAAAAATCGGTTATTGTCAATCTATGAATTTCTTGGCAGGTATGTTGCTTTTGTTCTTAGATGAAGAACGTGCGTTTTGGATGCTCGTGATAATAACATCTAGGTACCTTCCTGGAGTTCATAATGTCAACTTAGAAGGGGTGAATATTGATCAAGCGGTATTAATGTTATGCATCAAAGAATATCTGCCTGAAATTTGGCCTTATATTAATCCGGAGTTGAAGACGATCAATAAGACAAGCAACTCGTTGGGAATAAAAAATGGAGGTTCAACTGGTGTTAAAAACgaatttttatataaattaCCACCAATTACACTATGTACTGCTAGTTGGTTTATGGGTTGTTTTGTTGGTGTTATGCCTGTAGAAACCACATTAAGGGTCTGGGATTGTATGTTTTATGAAGAATCACATTTCTTATTCAAGATCTCACTGGCAATATTCAAGCTTTGTGAAAACGATTTAAGCAAAGTAAGAAATAATGGAAGTTCATTACTTCCAAATTACATGAATGGAAATCATAAATCAATGAGCAAAGATGAAAGTGATATGGAAGTCTTTCAAATCATTCAGGTCTTCCCGAAATCGTTAATCGATCCAAACgatatatttgataaaataattctgaagaaaagattgTCTTTCAACCGTTTGGATCAAGAGGAAATAGATAGGTGTAGGAAATATGTTGCTACACAGAGgcaaaaatacaaaaagtTCCACGATAATGGGAAAAATGCTACGTTTAGTGGTGTTAACGAAGATGTACCACCTGCAGGAGAATCAGGAACAAGAATCGCGAGTGATACCATTAATGAAGCATTGTCGTCCGAGATTTATGGGTTTAAGAAAGGTCTCACTGGGGTACATTGGAATAATAGCATAAAGGAGAAAGTCAGACAGATGAGGAAAAAGATAGATAAGGATGACTAA
- the PUS4 gene encoding pseudouridine synthase PUS4 (CAGL0M03619g~Ortholog(s) have pseudouridine synthase activity, role in mRNA pseudouridine synthesis, tRNA modification and mitochondrion, nucleus localization) encodes MNGIFAIEKPSGISSNQFMMQVQKIFNNSAVFSKEIERATAERRKQFEQQTGKKASKRKLRKVSKVKMGHGGTLDPLASGVLVLGVGTGTKQLSQYLSGTVKVYETEALFGISTTSGDSEGEILSRNSVKHLKLEDVKTVEEKFRGSLKQTPPIYSALKMNGKSLHEYAREGKPLPRAIEPRQVTIYDLEILPKTLSKDHDYKLIETEDESNSQIVKDLNANMLFDTLYYSKEYVEKMNLPSEVAAIEPPIPLTDEEKQEIGELKDKYRAPLLHAKASVSSGTYIRSLVSDIGKAMRTSCYMTKLIRIQQQEWSLEKNNVFKLEDFTDKDEQVWAKVLEIVLEKGSSVNIVEELKNAESLYQQQIKDLKVKETEDLAGATGSTAQPVVEETEHNDLKRKHEESL; translated from the coding sequence atgaaTGGAATATTTGCAATTGAGAAACCTAGCGGCATCAGCTCCAATCAGTTCATGATGCAGGTACAAAAGATTTTTAATAATAGTGCTGTATTCTCAAAAGAAATCGAAAGAGCAACTgcagaaagaagaaagcagTTTGAACAACAAACTGGGAAGAAAGCTAGTAAAAGGAAGTTAAGAAAAGTATCGAAAGTGAAAATGGGTCATGGTGGCACGTTGGATCCATTGGCTTCTGGTGTATTAGTTCTTGGTGTTGGAACAGGTACCAAACAACTTTCTCAATACCTTTCTGGTACTGTTAAAGTGTATGAAACAGAAGCACTATTTGGTATATCCACTACTTCTGGAGACTCTGAGGGTGAAATTCTATCCAGAAATTCCGTTAAACATCTGAAATTGGAAGATGTGAAAactgttgaagaaaaattcaGAGGCTCTTTGAAACAGACCCCTCCAATATACTCAGCGCTAAAGATGAACGGTAAATCACTGCATGAATATGCGAGAGAGGGCAAACCGCTTCCTAGAGCTATAGAGCCAAGACAAGTCACTATATATGATTTAGAAATTCTTCCAAAAACATTGAGTAAAGATCATGACTATAAACTAATCGAGACTGAGGATGAAAGCAATAGTCAAATAGTGAAGGACTTAAATGCAAACATGCTCTTTGATACATTATATTACTCCAAAGAGTACgttgaaaaaatgaattTACCTAGCGAAGTTGCAGCTATTGAACCACCAATTCCACTAACTGACGAGGAAAAGCAAGAAATTGGCGAACTTAAGGACAAATACAGGGCACCACTTCTACATGCGAAGGCTTCTGTATCATCAGGTACATATATTAGATCACTAGTAAGTGATATTGGAAAAGCTATGAGGACCTCCTGCTATATGACTAAGCTAATAAGGATCCAACAGCAAGAATGGTcacttgaaaaaaataatgttttCAAGTTGGAAGACTTTACAGATAAAGACGAACAGGTGTGGGCGAAAGTGCTTGAAATTGTGTTAGAAAAAGGCTCATCTGTTAATATTGtagaagaattgaaaaacgCTGAATCACTTTATCAGCAGCAAATTAAAGATTTGAAGGTGAAAGAAACTGAAGACTTAGCTGGAGCAACAGGTTCCACAGCACAACctgttgttgaagaaacagaGCATAATGATTTGAAGAGAAAACACGAGGAGTcattatga
- the RFC3 gene encoding replication factor C subunit 3 (CAGL0M03575g~Ortholog(s) have ATPase activity, DNA clamp loader activity and role in UV-damage excision repair, leading strand elongation, sister chromatid cohesion) yields the protein MMTEDRDNLPWVEKYRPQTLDDVYGQREVVGTVKKFVQEGKLPHLLFYGPPGTGKTSTIVALAKDIYGKNYSNMVLELNASDDRGIDVVRNQIKDFASTRQIFSKGFKLIILDEADAMTNAAQNALRRIIEKYTKNTRFCILANYSHKITPALLSRCTRFRFQPLPNDAVEKRMANVLVHEHLRISPAAKEALLELSNGDMRRVLNVLQASKATLESPEDEITDEVIYECCGAPRPQDIQTILKSILEDDWSTAYDTLTRIRSSNGLALIDLIESIVKILEEYKLKKEETRISLLSQLGDIEYAISKGGNDKIQSSAVIGAIKSSFELELV from the coding sequence atgatgacgGAAGACAGAGACAACCTGCCATGGGTTGAAAAGTACAGACCGCAGACGCTGGACGATGTCTATGGGCAAAGGGAAGTGGTTGGCACGGTGAAGAAGTTTGTTCAAGAGGGCAAGCTGCCACATCTGCTGTTCTATGGTCCTCCCGGTACTGGTAAGACGAGTACCATTGTTGCGTTAGCCAAGGACATCTATGGTAAGAACTACTCCAACATGGTTCTCGAGCTGAATGCGTCAGACGACAGAGGTATAGACGTGGTCCGTAACCAGATCAAGGATTTCGCATCCACGAGGCAGATATTCTCCAAGGGTTTCAAGCTGATCATACTGGATGAGGCCGATGCGATGACGAATGCGGCGCAGAACGCGCTGAGAAGGATCATTGAGAAGTATACCAAGAACACCAGGTTCTGCATCCTGGCCAACTACAGCCACAAGATTACCCCAGCGTTGCTGAGTAGATGTACGAGGTTTCGGTTCCAGCCGTTGCCTAACGACGCGGTAGAGAAGCGTATGGCCAATGTGCTGGTCCATGAGCACTTGCGGATATCGCCAGCGGCCAAAGAGGCCCTTCTGGAGTTATCCAACGGTGACATGAGACGTGTGTTGAATGTGCTCCAGGCAAGCAAAGCCACGCTGGAGTCACCGGAGGACGAGATAACGGACGAAGTCATCTACGAGTGCTGTGGTGCGCCAAGACCCCAGGACATACAAACGATACTCAAGTCCATACTGGAGGACGACTGGTCTACCGCGTACGACACACTCACGAGGATCCGCAGCAGCAACGGGCTGGCCCTCATAGACCTGATCGAGTCCATCGTCAAGATACTCGAGGAGtacaagttgaagaaagaggaaaCCCGCATCAGTCTCCTCTCACAGCTCGGCGACATCGAGTACGCCATCTCAAAGGGAGGCAACGACAAGATACAATCAAGCGCAGTGATAGGAGCCATCAAGAGCAGCTTCGAGCTAGAACTAGTATAG
- the CAF40 gene encoding CCR4-NOT core subunit CAF40 (CAGL0M03553g~Ortholog(s) have role in nuclear-transcribed mRNA poly(A) tail shortening, positive regulation of transcription elongation from RNA polymerase II promoter and CCR4-NOT core complex, cytoplasm, nucleus localization), producing MNVGVHTVGALSLDDGVIPPPGLNPNMMGMGNMPMGVPPMGAGGNAGNAGNAGNQNPNASAGGNAGSSNANAASANNNASSGNAPAGTAQHALDDPNVYHWICELTYGPQKEQALLELGRKREQFDDLAIVLWSSFGVMTSLLNEIISVYPMLQPQLLTSQLSNRVCNALVLLQCVASHSETKHLFLQAHFPMFLFPFLNTTSRQRTFEYLRLTSLGVIGALVKNDSKDVIGFLLRTDIVPLCLRIMESSSELSKTVAIFILQKILLDDVGLQYICATLERFYAVTNVLKDMVEHLTVHTPPGRLLKHIIRCYLRLSDDLEARRVLKVVLPNKLRDNTFTEVLMDDVATKRCLAQLLLTLNEEN from the coding sequence atgaatGTTGGTGTGCATACGGTGGGTGCTCTTTCTCTGGATGACGGGGTGATACCTCCTCCTGGGTTGAATCCGAACATGATGGGGATGGGCAATATGCCGATGGGTGTTCCGCCTATGGGTGCCGGTGGCAATGCTGGCAATGCTGGCAATGCTGGCAATCAGAATCCAAACGCGAGTGCGGGTGGTAATGCTGGTAGCTCGAATGCTAATGCCGCTTCTGCCAATAATAACGCTTCGAGTGGTAATGCTCCTGCAGGTACGGCGCAACATGCACTAGACGACCCCAACGTTTACCATTGGATATGCGAGTTGACGTACGGTCCACAGAAGGAGCAAGCGTTGCTGGAGCTCGGGAGGAAGCGTGAGCAGTTCGACGACCTGGCGATTGTGCTATGGTCCTCCTTTGGCGTCATGACCTCACTGCTGAACGAAATAATATCCGTGTACCCAATGCTTCAACCACAACTCCTTACCAGCCAGTTATCTAACAGGGTCTGCAACGCGCTGGTACTATTGCAATGTGTGGCTTCCCACTCAGAAACCAAACATCTATTCTTACAAGCACATTTCCCAATGTTTCTGTTCCCATTCCTAAACACAACTTCGAGACAGAGAACCTTTGAGTACTTGAGACTGACATCCCTCGGTGTCATTGGTGCTCTTGTGAAGAACGACTCCAAGGATGTTATCGGGTTCCTGTTGAGAACCGACATAGTGCCACTGTGTCTCAGAATCATGGAATCCTCGTCCGAGCTCTCAAAGACCGTGGCTATCTTCATTCTACAGAAGATCTTGCTGGATGACGTTGGGCTACAATACATCTGTGCCACATTAGAGAGATTCTATGCGGTCACTAATGTACTAAAGGACATGGTAGAACATTTGACTGTCCACACACCTCCCGGCAGGCTGCTGAAACATATAATAAGATGCTATCTGAGGTTGAGCGACGATCTTGAGGCTAGACGTGTACTGAAAGTAGTACTCCCAAACAAGCTAAGAGACAACACCTTCACAGAAGTTCTGATGGATGATGTCGCCACCAAGAGATGTCTGGCTCAATTACTATTGACATTAAACGAAGAAAACTAA